One region of Mycolicibacterium rhodesiae NBB3 genomic DNA includes:
- the sucC gene encoding ADP-forming succinate--CoA ligase subunit beta, which yields MDLFEYQAKELFAKHNVPTTPGRVTDSAEDAKAIAEEIGKPVMVKAQVKVGGRGKAGGVKYAATPDDAFTHAQNILGLDIKGHVVKKLLVAEASDIAEEYYISFLLDRANRTYLAMCSVEGGMEIEEVAATKPERLAKVPVNAVKGVDLATARSIAEQGHLPAEVLDAAAVTIQKLWEVFVAEDATLVEVNPLVRTPDDQILALDGKVTLDANADFRQPGHAEFEDKDATDPLELKAKEHDLNYVKLDGSVGIIGNGAGLVMSTLDVTAYAGEKHGGVKPANFLDIGGGASAEVMAAGLDVILNDAQVKSVFVNVFGGITSCDAVATGIVNALKILGDEANKPLVVRLDGNNVEEGRRILAEANHPLVIQADTMDAGADKAAELANK from the coding sequence ATGGATCTTTTCGAATACCAAGCCAAAGAGCTGTTCGCCAAGCACAACGTGCCGACCACACCTGGCCGCGTCACCGATTCCGCCGAGGACGCCAAGGCGATCGCCGAGGAGATCGGCAAGCCCGTCATGGTCAAGGCGCAGGTGAAGGTGGGTGGACGCGGCAAGGCCGGCGGCGTGAAGTACGCCGCGACCCCCGACGACGCCTTCACGCACGCCCAGAACATCCTGGGTCTCGACATCAAGGGCCACGTCGTCAAGAAGCTGCTGGTCGCCGAGGCCAGCGACATCGCCGAGGAGTACTACATCTCCTTCCTGCTCGATCGTGCCAACCGCACGTACCTGGCGATGTGCTCGGTCGAGGGCGGCATGGAGATCGAAGAGGTCGCCGCGACCAAGCCCGAGCGGTTGGCCAAGGTGCCCGTCAACGCCGTCAAGGGGGTCGACCTGGCGACGGCCCGGTCGATCGCCGAGCAGGGCCACCTCCCAGCCGAGGTCCTCGACGCCGCCGCAGTGACCATCCAGAAGCTGTGGGAGGTGTTCGTCGCGGAGGACGCCACTCTGGTCGAGGTCAACCCGCTGGTGCGCACTCCCGACGACCAGATCCTCGCCCTCGACGGCAAGGTCACGCTCGACGCGAACGCCGACTTCCGCCAGCCCGGTCATGCGGAGTTCGAGGACAAGGACGCGACCGACCCGCTGGAGCTCAAGGCCAAGGAGCACGACCTCAACTACGTCAAGCTCGACGGTTCGGTCGGCATCATCGGTAACGGCGCCGGGCTCGTCATGTCGACGCTGGACGTCACCGCCTACGCGGGGGAGAAGCACGGCGGAGTGAAGCCGGCCAACTTCCTCGACATCGGTGGCGGCGCGTCGGCCGAGGTCATGGCCGCGGGTCTGGACGTCATCCTCAACGACGCTCAGGTCAAGAGCGTCTTCGTGAACGTGTTCGGCGGCATCACCTCCTGCGACGCGGTCGCGACCGGCATCGTCAACGCGCTGAAGATTCTCGGTGACGAGGCCAACAAGCCGCTGGTCGTCCGTCTCGACGGGAACAACGTCGAAGAGGGGCGCCGGATCCTGGCCGAGGCCAATCACCCGCTGGTCATCCAGGCCGACACCATGGACGCCGGTGCCGACAAAGCCGCCGAGCTGGCGAACAAGTAA
- the sucD gene encoding succinate--CoA ligase subunit alpha, with protein sequence MSIFLNKDSKVIVQGITGGEGTKHTALMLKAGTQLVGGVNARKAGTTVSHKDKDGNDVELPVFGSVSEAMKETGADVSVVFVPPKFAKDAIIEAIDAEIPLLVVITEGIPVQDSAYAWAYNVDKGQKTRIIGPNCPGIITPGEALAGITPANITGAGPVGLVSKSGTLTYQMMFELRDFGFSTAIGIGGDPVIGTTHIDAIEAFEKDPATKVIVMIGEIGGDAEERAADYIKANVSKPVVGYVAGFTAPEGKTMGHAGAIVSGSSGTAQAKKEALEAAGVKVGKTPSETARLAREILQSL encoded by the coding sequence ATGTCGATCTTTCTGAACAAGGACTCCAAGGTCATCGTCCAGGGCATCACCGGCGGCGAGGGCACCAAGCACACCGCGCTCATGCTCAAGGCGGGCACCCAGCTGGTCGGCGGGGTCAACGCTCGCAAGGCCGGAACGACGGTGTCGCACAAGGACAAAGATGGCAACGACGTCGAGCTGCCCGTATTCGGTTCGGTGTCTGAGGCGATGAAGGAGACCGGCGCCGACGTGTCCGTCGTCTTCGTGCCGCCGAAGTTCGCGAAGGACGCGATCATCGAGGCCATCGACGCCGAGATCCCGCTGCTGGTCGTCATCACCGAAGGAATCCCGGTGCAGGACAGCGCATATGCGTGGGCCTATAACGTCGACAAGGGTCAGAAGACCCGCATCATCGGTCCCAACTGCCCGGGCATCATCACGCCGGGTGAGGCACTGGCTGGCATCACGCCTGCCAACATCACCGGCGCCGGCCCGGTCGGCCTGGTGTCGAAGTCCGGCACGCTGACCTATCAGATGATGTTCGAGCTGCGTGACTTCGGCTTCTCGACCGCCATCGGTATCGGCGGCGACCCCGTCATCGGCACCACCCACATCGACGCGATCGAGGCGTTCGAGAAGGATCCCGCGACCAAGGTGATCGTGATGATCGGCGAGATCGGCGGCGACGCCGAGGAGCGGGCAGCCGACTACATCAAGGCCAACGTGTCGAAGCCGGTCGTCGGCTACGTCGCGGGCTTCACCGCCCCCGAAGGCAAGACCATGGGCCACGCCGGCGCCATCGTGTCGGGATCGTCGGGAACCGCGCAGGCCAAGAAGGAAGCTCTCGAGGCCGCAGGCGTCAAGGTGGGCAAGACTCCATCGGAGACCGCACGCCTGGCGCGGGAGATCCTGCAGAGCCTCTGA
- a CDS encoding M23 family metallopeptidase: MAQHRLTRSPAGVSAKRQTFRRAPEQPAEVTDIIPFNEFGGLPDFGDDLDFRENSAFDREAQINRAPELDDLHDTHDQLPIRLAVPSEFRRDARDERRSSRAYRDSHTDVSDGIAATDVFAVAGRGGSHRKQEVPVRGRLMVAAMAVGATAAGAYTMANASKETPETVLAADHSVMGGGTTITGSTDGMQVVSVSSTFDSSVHAEEVTKAAAFANERAEREARLQRPMFVMPTKGTWTSGFGYRWGVLHGGVDIANSIGTPVLAASDGVVVAAGPTGGYGNWVKLRHSDGTVTLYGHLSAWNVEVGQRVWAGDQIAKMGNTGNSTGPHLHFEVLLNGTDRIDPVGWLAKRGLSLGNYSG, from the coding sequence TTGGCGCAGCACCGTTTGACCAGGTCTCCGGCAGGAGTCTCGGCGAAGCGGCAAACCTTCAGACGCGCACCCGAACAACCCGCTGAAGTCACCGACATCATCCCGTTCAACGAATTCGGTGGCTTGCCCGATTTTGGGGACGACCTCGACTTCCGCGAGAACAGTGCCTTCGATCGCGAGGCGCAGATCAACCGCGCGCCCGAGCTCGACGACCTCCACGACACCCACGATCAGCTACCTATTCGGCTGGCCGTGCCCTCGGAATTCCGTCGCGATGCTCGCGACGAGCGCCGGTCATCGCGCGCCTACCGAGACAGCCACACCGACGTAAGCGACGGCATCGCCGCGACCGACGTCTTCGCCGTAGCGGGCCGCGGCGGCTCGCATCGCAAGCAGGAAGTGCCCGTCCGGGGGCGGCTGATGGTCGCCGCGATGGCGGTCGGCGCGACGGCGGCGGGCGCGTACACGATGGCCAACGCCTCGAAGGAAACCCCCGAGACCGTTCTCGCAGCGGACCATAGCGTCATGGGTGGCGGCACCACGATCACCGGTTCGACAGACGGCATGCAGGTGGTGTCGGTCTCCTCGACGTTCGATTCGAGCGTGCACGCCGAAGAGGTCACCAAGGCGGCCGCGTTCGCAAACGAGCGCGCGGAGCGCGAGGCCCGGCTGCAGCGCCCCATGTTCGTCATGCCCACCAAGGGCACATGGACGTCGGGCTTCGGCTACCGCTGGGGTGTTCTGCACGGCGGCGTCGACATCGCCAACTCGATCGGCACCCCGGTCCTCGCCGCCTCCGACGGCGTCGTCGTGGCCGCAGGCCCGACCGGCGGCTACGGCAACTGGGTCAAGCTGCGGCACTCCGACGGCACCGTCACCCTCTACGGTCACCTGAGCGCATGGAACGTCGAGGTCGGGCAGCGCGTCTGGGCCGGCGACCAGATCGCCAAGATGGGTAACACCGGGAACTCGACCGGTCCCCACCTGCACTTCGAGGTGCTTCTCAACGGCACCGACCGCATCGATCCCGTCGGCTGGCTCGCGAAACGGGGACTCTCGCTGGGCAATTACTCTGGCTGA